A single Halarcobacter anaerophilus DNA region contains:
- a CDS encoding phage adaptor protein produces MQANDILLAVRSRLNDTTAKAYRWSDEELIDMINSSLANMSGELLLFSHQEIYTIKENVNRYKLPEKCVKVISVNLDNQPVIIKSFDWMSRNKNTIDDDNYYVCMDEQSFFLYPEKLLKEDMKVEVNYNFIEQVLTKKDNIPISLVAKNALLFYTMHLAYQIYTSDKNTGKSTHYLNLYGKEIIRLKALYYKNRHSRGLRTPFRKV; encoded by the coding sequence ATGCAAGCAAATGACATCTTATTAGCAGTTAGAAGTAGATTAAACGATACTACTGCAAAAGCTTACAGATGGAGTGATGAAGAGTTGATAGATATGATTAACTCTTCACTTGCAAATATGTCGGGGGAACTATTACTTTTTTCTCACCAAGAGATTTATACTATAAAAGAAAATGTAAATAGATATAAGCTACCTGAAAAATGTGTGAAAGTAATATCTGTAAATTTAGATAATCAACCGGTTATAATAAAAAGCTTTGATTGGATGAGTAGAAATAAAAACACAATAGATGATGATAACTATTATGTTTGTATGGATGAACAAAGTTTTTTCTTGTATCCTGAAAAACTATTAAAAGAGGATATGAAAGTTGAAGTTAATTATAACTTCATAGAACAAGTACTTACAAAGAAAGATAATATACCAATATCTTTAGTTGCAAAAAATGCACTACTTTTTTATACTATGCATTTAGCTTATCAAATTTATACAAGTGATAAAAACACTGGGAAATCAACACACTATTTAAATTTATACGGTAAAGAAATTATTAGATTAAAAGCACTTTATTATAAAAATAGACACTCAAGAGGATTAAGAACTCCTTTTAGAAAGGTATAA